In Malus sylvestris chromosome 16, drMalSylv7.2, whole genome shotgun sequence, the following are encoded in one genomic region:
- the LOC126606526 gene encoding auxin response factor 19-like, giving the protein MKPPANGAGASDASCASNSCQGAANVKSINPELWQACAGPLVNLPPAGTHVVYFPQGHSEQVAASIKKDVDGQIPNYPNLPSKLLCLLHNVTLHADPETDEVYAQMTLQPVSSFDKDALLRSDLALKTNKPQPEFFCKTLTASDTSTHGGFSVPRRAAEKIFPPLDFSMQPPAQELVARDLHDAVWTFRHIYRGQPKRHLLTTGWSLFISGKRLFAGDSVLFIRDEKQQLLLGIRRANRQPTNLSSSVLSSDSMHIGILAAAAHAAANNSPFTVFYNPRASPSEFVIPLAKYYKAACGNQLSLGMRFRMMFETEESGTRRYMGTITGISDLDPVRWKNSQWRNLQVGWDESTAGERRNRVSVWEIEPVTAPFFICPPPFFRSNRPRQPGMPDEDSDMDSLFKRTMPWLGDEMSMKDPQVLPGLSLVQWMNLQQNSSLGNSMQPNYLHSYSGSAMQNLNGADLSQQLGLLAPQIPQMNNLQFNGQRLPQQVQQLDQLPKLSSSTSPLASMMQCQQQLGDNSQQPRQNSVNQTLPSSQVQSQLLQPPTLVHNNGGILQQQSSSQNHLQRNLPQNLQQHQQQFAAQNQQQSFIQSQPPDQMNQQLQHLSDNQLQFQLFQKLQQQQQSLLAQQALQQPGQLVQLQDQQRQMFDVSQSFSRPSPTQMLDMPQMAQTSHPQSRTMPQQMTKNNNSQANSRFSHSPQQPKLQQQQPGVLPEMSGHMGHLPNPTTNQFSTAASNMMTGVAGAGQSGITDEVPSCSTSPSTNNGPSVIQPLMNNKAHRNSSIGEDMALSATAILSSGAINTMPWHGNLMKDFQHKSEVKPSVNIARNQSQGILTPQAYMSGAAAHTDYLDTSSSTTSVGLSQNDVHLQQNNAPLPFHPQSTLFRDASQEVEVLADQRNDVLYGSNIDVQLGIPLNPDPMLAKGVVGLAKDFSNNISSGGILGNYENSKGAQPELSSSMVSQSFGVPDMTFNSIDSAINDSGFLDSGPWAPAPPLQRMRTYTKVYKRGAVGRSIDMTRYTNYDELKQDLARRFGIEGQLEDRGRVGWKLVYVDHEKDVLLVGDDPWEEFVNCVRCIKILSPQEVQQMSLDGDFGGNAVLPNQACSSSDGGKA; this is encoded by the exons ATGAAGCCGCCGGCGAACGGCGCCGGAGCTTCCGATGCCAGCTGCGCATCCAATTCATGCCAAG GGGCAGCGAATGTAAAGAGCATAAACCCGGAGCTATGGCAAGCGTGCGCCGGGCCGCTGGTGAACTTGCCGCCGGCCGGGACGCACGTGGTGTACTTCCCTCAAGGCCACAGCGAACAG GTTGCGGCATCTATAAAAAAGGATGTGGATGGTCAAATACCAAACTACCCGAACCTTCCATCCAAGCTACTATGTCTCCTTCACAATGTCACCTTGCAT GCGGACCCCGAAACAGACGAAGTTTATGCTCAGATGACGCTTCAGCCTGTGTCGTCA TTTGACAAGGATGCATTATTGAGATCAGATCTCGCGCTCAAGACAAATAAGCCCCAACCAGAGTTTTTCTGCAAAACATTGACAGCAAGTGATACAAGCACTCATGGAGGTTTCTCAGTGCCCCGCCGTGCAGCGGAAAAGATTTTCCCTCCTCTC GATTTCTCCATGCAACCACCTGCTCAAGAGCTTGTCGCCAGGGATTTGCATGATGCTGTTTGGACCTTCCGCCATATCTATCGAG GGCAACCAAAACGTCACTTACTTACAACGGGATGGAGCCTATTTATTAGTGGGAAGAGGCTTTTCGCTGGTGATTCTGTTTTATTCATTAG GGATGAAAAGCAGCAGCTTCTTTTGGGAATTAGACGAGCTAACAGGCAACCCACCAACCTATCATCTTCGGTATTATCAAGTGACAGTATGCATATTGGAATTCTAGCAGCTGCAGCTCATGCTGCTGCTAATAATAGCCCCTTCACGGTGTTCTACAATCCTAG ggCTAGTCCATCAGAGTTTGTTATCCCTTTAGCCAAGTACTACAAGGCAGCATGTGGCAACCAACTATCACTAGGCATGCGCTTTCGTATGATGTTCGAAACTGAAGAGTCAGGGACAAGAAG GTACATGGGTACCATTACAGGAATTAGTGATCTTGATCCTGTTAGATGGAAGAACTCGCAATGGCGTAATTTGCAG GTTGGTTGGGATGAGTCAACTGCTGGGGAAAGGCGTAATCGGGTCTCAGTTTGGGAAATCGAGCCTGTTACTGCTCCATTTTTCATTTGTCCACCACCATTCTTCAGATCGAATCGTCCCAGGCAACCAGGAATGCCAG ATGAGGACTCTGATATGGATAGTCTTTTCAAGAGAACAATGCCTTGGCTTGGTGATGAAATGTCCATGAAGGACCCTCAGGTTCTACCTGGCCTTAGCTTAGTCCAGTGGATGAACTTGCAGCAAAATTCGTCCCTGGGCAACTCCATGCAGCCAAATTATTTGCATTCTTATTCTGGTTCGGCTATGCAAAACCTTAATGGAGCAGATCTTTCTCAGCAGTTGGGCTTGTTGGCTCCTCAAATACCTCAGATGAACAATTTACAATTTAATGGCCAGAGGCTACCTCAGCAAGTGCAACAGCTTGATCAACTCCCAAAGCTGTCATCCTCAACGAGCCCGTTAGCATCCATGATGCAATGTCAGCAACAGTTGGGTGATAATTCTCAACAACCCCGACAAAATTCGGTTAATCAAACTCTGCCCTCGAGCCAAGTTCAGTCCCAGCTTTTGCAACCTCCGACACTTGTCCATAATAACGGTGGTATTCTTCAGCAGCAATCGTCTAGTCAAAACCATCTTCAAAGAAACCTCCCTCAGAACTTGCAGCAGCATCAACAACAATTTGCGGCCCAAAATCAACAGCAGAGTTTTATTCAGTCTCAACCGCCTGATCAAATGAACCAACAGTTGCAACATCTTTCCGATAATCAGCTTCAGTTTCAACtgtttcaaaagcttcaacagCAACAGCAGTCACTTTTAGCGCAGCAGGCACTGCAACAGCCTGGTCAACTAGTCCAACTCCAGGACCAGCAGAGGCAAATGTTTGATGTGTCCCAGAGCTTCTCGAGGCCTTCTCCCACCCAAATGCTAGATATGCCTCAAATGGCACAAACCTCGCATCCTCAGTCAAGAACAATGCCACAGCAGATGACAAAGAATAATAACAGCCAAGCTAATAGTCGGTTTTCTCATTCACCTCAGCAGCCAAAGCTTCAACAGCAGCAACCTGGTGTGCTGCCTGAAATGTCCGGGCATATGGGACATCTTCCAAACCCAACAACCAATCAGTTCTCTACAGCTGCCAGCAATATGATGACTGGAGTTGCCGGAGCCGGGCAGTCAGGGATTACAGATGAGGTTCCATCTTGTTCAACTTCACCATCCACAAACAACGGACCTAGCGTAATTCAACCATTGATGAACAACAAAGCCCATCGGAACTCATCAATAGGGGAGGACATGGCTCTGTCTGCCACCGCAATATTAAGTTCCGGTGCCATAAACACAATGCCATGGCATGGTAACTTAATGAAAGATTTCCAACATAAGTCTGAAGTTAAGCCTTCAGTGAACATTGCTCGGAATCAAAGTCAAGGAATCCTTACCCCGCAAGCATACATGAGTGGTGCAGCTGCCCACACAGATTACTTGGACACATCATCTTCAACAACTTCGGTTGGCCTCTCGCAGAACGATGTCCATTTACAGCAGAATAACGCACCATTGCCTTTCCATCCACAATCAACGTTATTCAGGGATGCCAGTCAAGAAGTGGAAGTTCTGGCAGATCAGAGAAACGATGTTCTGTATGGTTCCAACATTGATGTCCAATTGGGGATACCCTTGAATCCTGATCCTATGTTGGCAAAAGGTGTGGTGGGGTTAGCAAAGGATTTTTCAAATAATATCTCTTCGGGTGGCATACTTGGCAACTACGAAAATTCAAAAGGTGCTCAGCCGGAGCTTTCATCTTCAATGGTTTCCCAGTCCTTTGGAGTTCCAGATATGACATTCAATTCGATTGACTCAGCAATAAATGATAGCGGCTTCCTGGACAGCGGCCCATGGGCTCCGGCTCCGCCACTTCAGCGGATGAGGACATACACCAAG GTGTACAAACGAGGAGCTGTTGGGAGGTCCATAGACATGACACGCTATACAAATTATGATGAGCTTAAACAAGATCTGGCTCGACGGTTTGGTATAGAGGGACAGTTAGAGGACCGTGGGAGGGTAGGCTGGAAACTTGTGTATGTAGATCATGAGAAAGATGTTCTGCTAGTTGGAGATGACCCTTGGGA GGAATTTGTGAACTGTGTTCGCTGCATCAAGATCCTTTCCCCGCAAGAAGTCCAGCAGATGAGTTTGGATGGAGATTTTGGTGGCAATGCTGTGCTTCCAAATCAAGCTTGCAGCAGCTCGGATGGCGGGAAGGCCTAA